Proteins from a single region of Flavobacterium sp. K5-23:
- a CDS encoding efflux RND transporter periplasmic adaptor subunit — MKKIISLISISLFILTSCKGEKKEAVTESPAIAVKVSGVSENDNSPFVSASGKIEAENSADLSTRMMGYVTKVYVTVGQKVNAGQSLVSINNTDLQAKKAQVDASVLQATAGYNSAKKDYDRFVNLFKQQSASQKELDDMTARYEMAKAGLEGAKQMRNEVLAQFNYSNITAPFSGVVTNTFVKEGDMANPGMPLVSVEGASKLQVTAMVSESDITEIKKGMPVKVLVKSSNKNLTGKVSEVSVSAKNTGGQYLVKINLDKTDSSILSGMFVNVQFPVENKVSTTSNNMVLVPESALVKQGQLTGIYTIGNENIAILRWLRTGKTFGNQVEILSGLSADEKYIVSAEGKLFNGAKVSVQ, encoded by the coding sequence ATGAAAAAAATAATATCACTAATTTCAATCTCCCTTTTTATTTTAACATCCTGCAAGGGAGAAAAAAAAGAAGCTGTAACTGAATCTCCTGCAATTGCTGTAAAAGTTAGCGGAGTTTCAGAAAATGACAACAGTCCATTTGTAAGTGCAAGTGGAAAAATTGAAGCTGAGAACAGTGCTGATTTAAGTACTCGAATGATGGGTTATGTAACTAAAGTTTATGTAACAGTAGGGCAAAAAGTAAATGCTGGTCAATCATTAGTTAGTATAAATAATACTGACTTACAAGCTAAAAAAGCACAAGTAGACGCAAGTGTTCTTCAGGCTACTGCGGGTTACAATAGCGCCAAAAAGGACTATGATCGTTTTGTGAATTTATTCAAACAACAAAGTGCTTCGCAAAAAGAATTAGACGATATGACTGCTCGTTACGAGATGGCCAAAGCTGGACTTGAAGGAGCAAAACAAATGCGAAATGAAGTTTTGGCACAGTTCAATTATTCTAATATTACGGCTCCGTTTTCAGGTGTTGTGACTAATACTTTTGTAAAAGAAGGAGATATGGCAAACCCAGGAATGCCTTTAGTAAGCGTTGAAGGAGCTTCAAAACTACAAGTGACTGCTATGGTTTCTGAAAGTGACATTACGGAAATTAAAAAAGGAATGCCGGTAAAAGTTTTAGTAAAATCATCCAACAAAAACTTAACTGGAAAAGTGAGCGAAGTGAGTGTATCAGCTAAAAATACGGGCGGTCAGTATTTAGTGAAAATAAATTTAGATAAAACCGATAGTTCTATCTTATCTGGGATGTTTGTTAATGTTCAATTTCCTGTTGAAAATAAAGTAAGTACTACTTCAAATAATATGGTTTTGGTTCCTGAAAGTGCTTTGGTAAAACAAGGACAACTTACCGGAATATATACAATAGGAAATGAAAATATTGCCATTCTAAGATGGTTGCGTACAGGAAAAACTTTTGGGAATCAAGTAGAAATATTATCTGGATTATCAGCCGATGAGAAATACATCGTATCAGCCGAAGGGAAATTGTTTAATGGAGCGAAAGTTAGTGTTCAGTAA
- a CDS encoding PAS domain-containing sensor histidine kinase, with protein MILSNENIINTEVNSFKDFEAFFDISQDLLCIAGFDGYFKRINPAVCKLLGYTNEELLAKPINEFVYFDDQLITTEARSDMRRKKSLYNFENRYITKSGSIVWLLWTSMPIENKNLVYAIAKNITHKKELEEERNNHLTELTKINHEFKQLTYTTAHDLRSPVNNMLSVFELLDPSKITDTETQEFISILKSITLTLRETLNESIEILDKKNESDIYTEELNLNDSLNEVLLSIISLIQNSVTTINVDFSEFENVIFNKASLKSVFLNLITNSIKYSKPDCRANITITSRKFKKRKQLIISDNGIGFEMDLVKDKIFGLHQKFHDNVDSHGIGLYLVYNHITNLGGQIVVESKVNEGAKFIITFKE; from the coding sequence ATGATATTATCAAATGAAAATATTATAAATACTGAAGTGAATTCTTTTAAAGATTTCGAAGCTTTTTTTGACATATCACAAGACTTATTGTGCATAGCAGGATTTGATGGTTATTTTAAAAGAATAAACCCTGCTGTTTGTAAGCTATTAGGATATACTAACGAAGAGTTATTAGCAAAGCCTATAAATGAATTTGTTTATTTTGATGATCAACTCATAACTACAGAAGCTAGAAGTGATATGAGGAGAAAAAAATCCTTATATAATTTCGAAAATAGATACATCACAAAAAGTGGTTCAATAGTTTGGTTACTATGGACTTCAATGCCCATAGAAAATAAAAATCTTGTTTATGCTATTGCCAAAAATATTACTCATAAAAAGGAACTTGAGGAAGAAAGAAACAATCACCTTACAGAATTAACAAAAATAAACCACGAATTTAAACAGCTCACTTACACTACTGCTCACGATTTAAGATCGCCGGTAAATAATATGCTTTCTGTATTTGAACTATTAGACCCCTCAAAAATAACCGACACTGAAACGCAAGAATTTATTTCCATATTAAAGTCGATTACCCTTACCCTAAGAGAAACTTTAAATGAATCTATTGAAATTCTCGATAAAAAAAATGAATCCGATATTTATACCGAAGAATTAAATTTAAATGATTCCTTAAATGAAGTATTACTATCTATCATATCTTTAATTCAAAATTCAGTAACTACTATTAATGTTGACTTTTCAGAGTTTGAAAATGTGATATTTAATAAAGCATCCTTAAAAAGTGTTTTCTTAAATTTAATAACAAATTCAATAAAATATTCAAAGCCTGATTGCCGAGCTAACATTACAATTACTTCCAGAAAATTCAAAAAAAGGAAACAATTGATAATCTCCGACAATGGAATTGGATTTGAAATGGATTTAGTCAAGGACAAGATTTTTGGTTTACACCAAAAGTTTCACGATAATGTAGACAGTCACGGAATTGGACTTTATCTTGTTTACAATCATATTACAAATCTTGGAGGTCAAATTGTTGTCGAAAGCAAGGTAAATGAAGGTGCCAAATTTATAATTACCTTTAAAGAATAA
- the kdsA gene encoding 3-deoxy-8-phosphooctulonate synthase: protein MNIQHIPQIKHTESGNFFLLAGPCAIEGEEMAMRIAEKLIGITDKLQIPFVFKGSFKKANRSRIDSFSGIGDEKALKILRKVSETFKVPTVTDIHTNEDADMAAQYVDILQIPAFLVRQTDLVVAAANTGKVVNLKKGQFMSPESMKHAVQKVLDCNNQNIMVTDRGTMFGYQDMIVDYRGIPTMQQYATTVLDVTHSLQQPNQMAGVTGGRPDMIETVAKAGIAVGVDGIFIETHFDPANAKSDGANMLHLDYFEDLMTKLVAIRQTINKF, encoded by the coding sequence ATGAACATACAACATATTCCTCAAATTAAACATACAGAGAGTGGTAACTTTTTTTTACTTGCTGGGCCTTGTGCAATTGAAGGAGAAGAAATGGCGATGCGAATTGCCGAAAAATTAATTGGCATCACTGATAAATTACAAATTCCTTTCGTTTTTAAAGGTTCGTTTAAGAAAGCAAACCGTTCAAGAATTGACAGTTTTTCAGGAATTGGAGATGAAAAAGCGCTAAAAATCCTTAGAAAAGTATCTGAAACTTTCAAAGTTCCTACGGTAACGGATATTCATACAAATGAAGATGCGGATATGGCGGCTCAATATGTTGATATACTTCAAATTCCGGCGTTTTTAGTTCGTCAAACTGATTTAGTGGTGGCTGCTGCCAATACTGGAAAAGTGGTGAACCTGAAAAAAGGACAATTTATGAGTCCTGAAAGTATGAAACATGCAGTTCAAAAGGTATTGGATTGCAACAATCAAAACATAATGGTTACTGACCGTGGAACTATGTTTGGGTACCAAGACATGATTGTTGATTATAGAGGAATCCCAACTATGCAACAATATGCGACTACAGTACTTGATGTAACCCATTCTTTACAACAACCAAACCAAATGGCTGGTGTTACAGGTGGAAGACCTGATATGATTGAAACTGTTGCTAAAGCTGGAATTGCTGTAGGAGTGGATGGTATCTTTATTGAAACTCATTTTGATCCTGCGAATGCTAAAAGTGATGGAGCAAATATGTTGCATTTAGATTACTTTGAAGACTTGATGACGAAGCTAGTTGCCATCAGACAAACCATTAATAAATTTTAA
- a CDS encoding AI-2E family transporter, translated as MIEIPKTPIVIHTVRKFSLLEILQYIVLISLLLYYGKTLFIPLSFSLLISFILYPLCKWLETKKISQSAAIFISIMGVTLLMGAIIYLLFLQVIEFSQEWQPFKEKLLETANQVSIFISERFGISLEEQSIYFKNSINNSGTQTISMVRRVAFIFSESIFYILIIPVLSGLILYHRKILMNALYQLFPVNKKETIHEILIETIHAYYNFIKGMLLVYFIVGVLNSIGLAIVGVPHPFLFGFIAAILTFIPYVGIMISALLPIAVSWITFNSIWYPLAVIVVFGIVQILEAYVIFPFAVGNRLKINTLVIIVMIIIGGIIWGAAGMILFIPFTSIIKLIADRTESLKSLSILLGDGNLEKK; from the coding sequence ATGATAGAAATTCCAAAAACACCAATAGTTATCCATACCGTAAGAAAGTTTTCCCTTCTTGAAATTCTCCAGTACATTGTATTGATTTCATTGCTACTCTATTATGGGAAAACACTTTTTATTCCCTTGAGCTTTTCGCTGTTGATTAGTTTTATACTGTACCCTTTGTGCAAATGGCTTGAAACAAAAAAAATCAGCCAAAGCGCAGCTATTTTTATTTCTATTATGGGTGTAACCCTATTAATGGGAGCAATTATATATTTACTGTTTTTGCAAGTAATTGAATTTTCACAGGAATGGCAACCCTTCAAAGAGAAACTACTTGAAACCGCAAATCAGGTTAGTATATTTATCTCAGAGCGTTTTGGGATAAGCTTAGAAGAACAATCGATATATTTCAAAAACTCCATAAACAACTCGGGTACCCAAACTATTTCAATGGTACGCAGGGTTGCGTTTATTTTTTCTGAGTCCATTTTTTATATTTTAATAATCCCCGTTTTATCAGGACTTATACTTTATCATCGCAAAATTCTTATGAATGCTTTATACCAGCTATTTCCTGTAAATAAGAAAGAAACCATTCATGAAATTTTGATCGAAACCATTCATGCCTATTATAATTTTATAAAAGGAATGCTGTTAGTCTACTTTATTGTAGGTGTTTTAAACAGCATTGGACTAGCCATTGTGGGAGTTCCACATCCTTTTCTTTTTGGTTTTATAGCAGCCATCTTGACTTTTATACCCTATGTTGGTATAATGATATCTGCCTTATTGCCTATTGCCGTTTCCTGGATCACTTTTAATTCTATATGGTATCCATTAGCCGTGATCGTGGTTTTTGGTATTGTACAAATCCTGGAAGCCTATGTGATTTTTCCTTTTGCCGTAGGAAACCGATTAAAAATAAATACACTTGTAATTATTGTAATGATAATTATTGGTGGTATTATATGGGGTGCTGCCGGAATGATATTATTCATTCCATTTACGAGTATCATTAAATTAATTGCAGATCGAACGGAGAGTTTAAAATCATTATCCATATTATTAGGAGATGGTAATCTTGAAAAAAAATAA
- a CDS encoding TolC family protein, giving the protein MKKINVIVFTATILISAFSYGQDTLAISKSDLWQKVSDKNLQIKIANQEFKSAQADYKQSNSLFLPNITASHTAISTTNPLMAFGSKLNQGILTASDFDPSLLNNPNRTQNYATKIEVLQPLINVDGIYGRQAAKAKMNAFQLQTERTKEYLELEVNKSFMELQLGYKAVAVLAKANTTADANLKLIKNYFKQGILQKTDLLSVQVRVNEIKNQLQYAKSNVQNASDYLAFLLNEDIGDNVYKPTEALENTISIINNETKLSDNRKDIQAMDQSTEAYQKMFLSSKMNFLPRLNAFGSYELYDDKLFGTTAKGYVVGAQLLWNVFDGFKSIGKMEKAKADFQKAEIETQQYKAKSQLELNKINRQIKDAENKVNLSKLDLEQSQEAYRIRSNRFTQGLEKTTDLLQAETQMFKKELEYLQAVFEYNFTQQYLQFLTK; this is encoded by the coding sequence ATGAAGAAAATAAATGTAATAGTATTTACAGCAACTATTTTGATCTCCGCTTTTAGTTACGGTCAGGATACTTTGGCTATTTCTAAGAGTGACCTTTGGCAAAAAGTTTCCGATAAAAACTTACAGATTAAAATTGCCAATCAGGAATTTAAATCAGCTCAAGCGGATTATAAACAATCAAATTCCCTTTTCTTACCGAATATCACGGCTTCCCACACAGCCATTTCTACCACAAATCCACTGATGGCTTTTGGATCTAAACTGAATCAGGGAATATTAACGGCTTCCGATTTTGACCCTAGTTTATTGAACAATCCTAATCGTACTCAAAATTACGCTACTAAAATTGAGGTTTTACAACCTTTAATAAATGTGGATGGAATCTACGGTAGACAAGCTGCTAAAGCAAAAATGAATGCTTTTCAATTGCAAACAGAACGTACTAAGGAATATCTGGAACTGGAAGTCAATAAATCATTTATGGAATTGCAACTGGGGTATAAAGCTGTCGCTGTTTTAGCAAAAGCGAATACTACTGCAGATGCCAACTTGAAATTGATTAAAAATTATTTCAAACAAGGAATACTGCAAAAAACAGATTTACTTTCGGTACAAGTACGTGTAAACGAAATAAAAAACCAATTGCAATATGCAAAAAGCAATGTGCAAAACGCTTCTGATTATTTAGCTTTTTTATTGAATGAAGACATTGGTGACAATGTTTACAAACCAACTGAAGCATTAGAAAACACGATTTCGATTATAAATAACGAAACTAAACTTTCTGATAACAGAAAAGATATCCAGGCAATGGATCAATCAACAGAAGCGTATCAAAAGATGTTTCTTTCCAGTAAAATGAACTTTTTACCACGATTGAACGCTTTTGGTAGTTATGAATTGTATGATGATAAATTATTTGGGACAACTGCCAAAGGTTATGTTGTAGGAGCACAATTGTTATGGAATGTATTTGACGGTTTTAAATCAATAGGAAAAATGGAAAAAGCAAAAGCGGACTTTCAAAAAGCCGAGATTGAAACTCAACAATACAAAGCCAAAAGCCAATTAGAACTGAATAAAATCAATCGTCAGATAAAAGATGCTGAAAACAAGGTCAATCTTTCTAAGTTGGATTTAGAACAATCGCAGGAAGCCTACAGAATAAGAAGCAATCGTTTTACGCAAGGGTTAGAAAAAACCACTGACTTACTGCAAGCTGAAACTCAAATGTTCAAAAAAGAATTGGAATACCTACAAGCCGTTTTTGAATACAATTTTACACAACAATATTTACAATTCTTAACGAAGTAA
- a CDS encoding 2-dehydro-3-deoxyphosphooctonate aldolase: MKKTIVFIALLILTVSCVSTKSTLKNVDDNAPIPKLSKDNSFIITEYSKDTKYGYDPDYPINIFFIHTKNETINQQRYLSALAGPNGEELSYTKLESCCPFPTTRSDMGAGFLDVYEVKWEGQTKPITLYLNIYEKGVLMVPVGLSLKKM; encoded by the coding sequence ATGAAAAAAACTATAGTTTTTATCGCTCTTTTAATCCTTACTGTCTCTTGTGTAAGCACAAAATCAACATTGAAAAACGTAGATGATAATGCTCCTATTCCAAAACTATCTAAGGACAACAGCTTTATAATTACGGAGTACAGTAAAGACACAAAATACGGTTATGATCCCGATTACCCAATAAATATATTCTTCATTCACACTAAAAATGAGACAATCAACCAACAACGTTATTTAAGTGCTTTGGCTGGCCCTAATGGAGAAGAATTAAGTTATACTAAACTAGAAAGTTGTTGTCCGTTTCCAACAACGAGAAGTGATATGGGAGCAGGTTTTCTGGATGTATATGAAGTAAAATGGGAAGGTCAAACAAAACCAATCACATTGTATTTAAATATCTACGAAAAAGGGGTTCTTATGGTACCAGTAGGACTTAGCTTGAAAAAAATGTAA
- a CDS encoding YeeE/YedE family protein, which yields MEFISQTWSWYVSGFLIGLIMLCLIYFGKAFGMSSNLRSMCSIAGVGKYVDFFDFDWKAQRWNLVVIAGAMLGGFVAIHYLSSPSNIALNPKSIEQLALYGIDAPNGKFLPDELFGLQILESPKSIFILLIGGVLIGFGSRYAGGCTSGHAISGLSNLQLPSLKAVIGFFIGGLIMVHLLFPLIF from the coding sequence ATGGAATTTATTTCTCAAACCTGGTCTTGGTATGTTTCTGGGTTTTTAATTGGCTTGATTATGCTATGTTTAATCTATTTTGGTAAAGCCTTTGGAATGTCATCAAACCTTCGCTCTATGTGTTCAATTGCAGGTGTTGGAAAATATGTTGATTTTTTTGATTTTGATTGGAAAGCTCAACGTTGGAATTTGGTTGTAATAGCTGGAGCGATGCTAGGTGGTTTTGTAGCAATCCATTATTTATCGTCACCTTCAAATATAGCTTTAAATCCTAAATCAATTGAACAGTTAGCTCTTTATGGTATCGATGCGCCTAATGGTAAATTTTTGCCTGATGAACTTTTTGGACTACAAATATTAGAATCACCAAAAAGTATTTTTATTTTACTTATTGGAGGAGTATTAATTGGCTTTGGTTCCCGTTATGCTGGTGGATGTACTTCAGGACATGCAATATCAGGATTAAGTAATTTACAGTTACCGTCTCTAAAAGCTGTAATAGGATTTTTTATTGGTGGATTGATTATGGTTCACTTGTTATTCCCTTTAATTTTTTAA
- a CDS encoding DUF2892 domain-containing protein codes for MKNKVFRILVGSFILISLLLTNYVDQNWLWFTVFIGVNLIQSGFTKWCLLETILSKLGLKD; via the coding sequence ATGAAAAATAAAGTTTTTAGAATTTTAGTGGGCTCATTTATTTTAATCAGTTTGCTATTGACAAATTATGTAGATCAAAACTGGTTGTGGTTTACGGTATTTATAGGAGTCAATTTAATTCAATCTGGTTTTACTAAATGGTGTTTATTGGAAACTATTTTGTCCAAATTAGGATTAAAAGACTAA
- a CDS encoding efflux RND transporter permease subunit gives MQEGISGKIAHFFINSKLTILMMVALMIIGVYSSFLIPREEEPQINVPMADVMVGYPGASPTEVESRVAKPLEKIISNIKGVEHVHTMAMNGQAMLIVQFYVGQDVERSYVKLYDELAKHEDMFPKGVYKPMVKTRSIDDVPMLGITLWSEKMDDFQLRQIAEEVTSEIEKVKDVAITKEIGGRSRTLKVVLDKDKMAENGIDALGIMQMIQANNSSSQSGNFVNNDQEYLITTGKFLTSADDVENLVVGVNKNRPVYLKQVATIQDGPSTAKSYVSFGYGKTNDKFKTAQSEYPAVTISIGKVKGADAMKISEKIIEKVEHLKSNLIPNDVHVEVTRNYGETASDKVGELLLHLGIAILAVTFLVMLAMGWRGGLVVFFSVPLTFALTLFSYYMLDYTLNRITLFALVFVVGIVVDDSIIIAENMHRHFKMKRLPFKQAAIYAINEVGNPTILATFTVIAAILPMAFVSGMMGPYMSPMPIGASIAMILSLFVALTVTPYLGYHLLQEKDTQEHKEAEGLETSFIYKMYNKLERPFLESSMKRKVLLGVTVLLLFGSIAMFFTQSVLVKMLPFDNKNEFQIVIDMPEGTTLERTSAVTKEIAQYLSTKPEVVNYQNYIGTSAPITFNGLVRHYDLRGGSNMADIQVNLLHKEDRKLQSHDIAKELRPEIQKIAQKYGANVKIIEVPPGPPVLSTLVAEIYGPDYNEQIKVADQVKGILQKTEGIVDIDWTVEDNQVEYKLEVDKEKAMLNGIAPQQIVGNLTYLLKEYPVSNLYDENSNDNVGIVLSLDDKDKTSLQDIQNLKIKGNQGNMIPVSDLVKVKTGTLEKTIYRKDQKRVVYVTADMAGALESPVYAILGMDKELQKIKLPKGYKINELYMEQPSDESDFTVKWDGEWQITLEVFRDLGVAFMVVIVIIYMLIVGWFQNFKTPIVMMLAIPLSLIGIVLGHWVLGAFFTATSFIGMIALAGVMVRNSVLLIDFIEIRLNDGVPLKEAIIEAGAVRTTPILLTTGAVVIGASIILFDPIFQGLAISLVAGAIVSTILTLIVVPLIYYITERKKWESSPNPSEGGESETNTHNS, from the coding sequence ATGCAAGAAGGAATTTCAGGTAAAATTGCCCATTTTTTCATCAACTCAAAACTAACCATTTTGATGATGGTTGCTTTGATGATCATTGGTGTCTATAGTTCTTTTCTCATTCCAAGAGAAGAAGAACCACAAATTAATGTTCCTATGGCCGACGTAATGGTGGGTTATCCAGGAGCGAGTCCTACTGAAGTGGAAAGTCGTGTGGCAAAACCTCTTGAGAAAATTATCTCTAATATTAAAGGGGTGGAGCACGTGCATACGATGGCGATGAATGGTCAAGCAATGCTTATTGTTCAGTTTTATGTAGGTCAAGATGTGGAGCGTTCGTATGTGAAATTATATGACGAACTGGCAAAACACGAAGATATGTTCCCAAAAGGAGTGTACAAACCTATGGTTAAAACACGTTCTATTGATGATGTTCCTATGCTTGGAATAACGCTATGGAGTGAAAAAATGGATGATTTTCAATTACGCCAAATTGCGGAAGAAGTGACATCGGAAATTGAAAAAGTGAAGGATGTTGCCATTACCAAAGAAATTGGTGGAAGAAGTAGAACGCTGAAAGTGGTTCTGGACAAAGATAAAATGGCTGAGAATGGCATTGATGCTTTAGGGATTATGCAAATGATTCAGGCAAATAACAGCAGTTCTCAATCGGGTAATTTTGTCAATAACGATCAAGAATATTTAATTACTACCGGGAAATTCTTAACATCGGCAGACGATGTAGAAAATCTTGTTGTGGGTGTGAATAAAAATAGGCCTGTTTATTTGAAACAAGTTGCCACAATTCAGGATGGTCCTTCGACAGCCAAAAGTTATGTGTCTTTTGGATACGGAAAAACAAACGATAAATTTAAAACAGCACAATCTGAATATCCTGCGGTTACCATTTCTATTGGTAAAGTAAAAGGAGCAGATGCAATGAAAATTTCGGAGAAAATCATTGAAAAAGTTGAACATTTAAAGTCGAATTTAATTCCGAATGACGTTCATGTTGAAGTAACTCGTAATTACGGAGAAACGGCTTCTGATAAAGTAGGTGAATTGTTATTACACCTTGGTATTGCTATTTTGGCGGTTACATTCTTAGTGATGTTGGCTATGGGATGGCGTGGTGGATTAGTTGTTTTCTTCTCGGTTCCACTGACTTTTGCATTGACTTTATTCAGTTATTATATGCTGGATTATACGCTGAATCGTATTACCCTTTTTGCCTTAGTTTTTGTGGTGGGAATTGTTGTCGATGACAGTATTATTATTGCAGAGAATATGCACAGGCATTTCAAGATGAAACGATTGCCCTTTAAACAAGCAGCAATTTATGCGATAAATGAAGTAGGGAATCCAACGATTTTAGCAACATTTACGGTTATTGCAGCTATTCTGCCTATGGCATTTGTATCTGGAATGATGGGGCCATATATGAGCCCGATGCCTATAGGTGCTTCGATTGCAATGATTTTATCACTGTTTGTGGCATTGACGGTAACTCCTTATTTAGGATATCATTTATTACAAGAAAAAGATACGCAAGAACATAAAGAAGCCGAAGGTTTAGAAACCAGTTTTATATATAAAATGTACAATAAACTGGAGCGTCCTTTCTTAGAAAGCAGTATGAAGAGAAAAGTGCTTCTGGGAGTTACTGTTTTATTGTTATTCGGTTCGATTGCTATGTTCTTTACTCAATCCGTTTTAGTTAAAATGTTACCTTTTGATAACAAAAACGAATTCCAAATTGTTATTGATATGCCTGAAGGTACAACGCTGGAAAGAACATCGGCGGTTACTAAGGAAATTGCTCAATATCTGTCAACTAAGCCAGAAGTAGTCAATTACCAAAACTACATTGGTACATCGGCACCAATTACTTTCAATGGATTAGTGCGTCATTATGATTTGCGTGGTGGAAGCAATATGGCTGATATCCAAGTGAATTTATTGCACAAAGAAGATCGAAAGTTACAAAGTCATGATATCGCAAAAGAGCTGCGTCCTGAAATTCAGAAAATAGCACAAAAGTATGGTGCAAATGTAAAAATTATTGAAGTTCCGCCAGGGCCTCCAGTATTGTCAACATTAGTGGCAGAGATATATGGACCGGACTATAATGAACAAATAAAAGTGGCTGATCAGGTAAAAGGGATTCTTCAAAAAACGGAAGGAATTGTAGATATTGATTGGACAGTTGAAGACAATCAAGTAGAATACAAGTTGGAAGTGGACAAAGAAAAAGCAATGCTAAATGGGATTGCACCACAACAAATTGTTGGGAATTTGACCTATTTATTAAAAGAATATCCCGTTTCTAATTTATATGATGAAAATTCGAATGATAATGTAGGTATTGTTCTTTCGCTTGACGATAAAGACAAAACAAGTTTGCAAGACATTCAGAACCTTAAAATAAAAGGAAATCAAGGGAATATGATTCCGGTGAGTGATTTGGTTAAAGTAAAAACAGGAACACTTGAAAAAACCATTTATAGAAAAGACCAAAAGCGAGTTGTTTATGTAACGGCTGATATGGCTGGAGCTTTAGAAAGTCCCGTGTATGCTATTCTTGGAATGGATAAAGAATTGCAAAAAATAAAATTACCAAAAGGATATAAGATCAATGAGCTTTATATGGAGCAACCTTCAGACGAAAGTGATTTTACGGTAAAATGGGATGGTGAATGGCAAATTACCTTGGAAGTGTTCCGTGATTTAGGTGTTGCCTTTATGGTTGTAATCGTCATCATCTATATGTTGATTGTGGGTTGGTTTCAAAACTTCAAAACGCCAATTGTGATGATGCTTGCGATTCCGTTATCCTTAATCGGGATTGTATTAGGGCACTGGGTATTAGGAGCGTTCTTTACGGCGACTTCGTTTATTGGTATGATTGCTTTGGCAGGTGTTATGGTCAGGAACTCGGTCTTACTTATCGATTTTATCGAAATACGACTGAATGATGGTGTGCCTTTGAAAGAAGCTATTATTGAAGCTGGAGCGGTTAGAACAACCCCTATTTTGTTAACTACCGGAGCGGTTGTAATAGGTGCGTCAATCATATTGTTTGATCCTATTTTCCAAGGATTGGCAATTTCATTAGTAGCTGGAGCAATTGTTTCCACAATACTTACATTAATTGTGGTGCCGTTGATTTATTATATAACGGAGAGAAAGAAGTGGGAATCCTCCCCCAACCCCTCCGAAGGAGGGGAGTCAGAAACCAATACTCATAATTCATAA
- a CDS encoding DUF6691 family protein, protein MKVIKYLLVGFIFGIVLTKSEAVSWYRIYEMFQFQSFHMYGIIGVAIATGLIGIQVIKRKDIKDIKGQPIEIQDKEKGSTRYWIGGLFFGLGWALVGACPGPIFILLGAGFWSLIIVLIGALLGTFIYGLLMKKLPH, encoded by the coding sequence ATGAAAGTAATAAAATATTTATTAGTTGGTTTCATTTTCGGAATCGTACTTACAAAATCTGAAGCAGTTTCTTGGTACCGTATTTATGAAATGTTTCAATTTCAATCGTTTCATATGTATGGAATCATTGGTGTAGCTATTGCTACGGGACTTATTGGTATTCAAGTCATTAAGAGGAAAGATATAAAGGATATTAAAGGGCAACCTATTGAAATTCAGGATAAAGAAAAAGGATCAACACGTTATTGGATTGGTGGATTGTTTTTCGGTCTCGGTTGGGCGTTAGTTGGTGCTTGTCCAGGACCAATATTTATTCTCTTAGGAGCCGGTTTTTGGAGCTTGATAATTGTTCTTATCGGAGCTTTACTGGGTACTTTTATTTATGGATTATTAATGAAAAAATTACCTCATTAA